The following coding sequences are from one Shewanella eurypsychrophilus window:
- a CDS encoding DUF3545 family protein, which yields MNRLDYGSALDTVVERPSRSRSSNKKRKWREIEALKEKHRLLKELQDIDSSFDCELDNLLM from the coding sequence ATGAATCGACTCGATTATGGAAGTGCGCTAGATACAGTGGTAGAAAGACCAAGCCGCTCGAGAAGCTCCAATAAGAAGCGCAAATGGCGTGAAATTGAGGCCCTAAAAGAGAAGCATCGCTTACTTAAAGAACTTCAAGATATCGATAGTAGCTTTGATTGTGAATTGGACAACCTGCTGATGTAA
- the tal gene encoding transaldolase — MANTLEQLKSFTTIVADTGDIEAIKRYQPEDATTNPSLILKAAQIPDYGHLIDNSITWAKSQSDVIEQQIEDAGDKLAVNIGVEILKIVPGRISTEVDARLSFDQAGSIEKAHKLIKLYKEAGIDKSRILIKLASTWEGICAAKQLEQEGINCNLTLLFSFAQARACAEAGVYLISPFVGRILDWYKKDTGLDYSASEDPGVVSVTEIYNYYKSHGFNTVVMGASFRNTGEILELAGCDRLTIGPALLEDMANSQAQVVRKLVPVESSVTPDEPLTEAQFRWEFNEDPMAVQKLAEGIRNFAIDQGKLEVMLKQKLAS; from the coding sequence ATGGCTAATACACTCGAGCAATTGAAGTCTTTTACTACTATAGTCGCCGATACTGGTGACATTGAAGCCATCAAGCGCTATCAACCAGAAGACGCAACGACTAACCCGTCACTCATACTTAAAGCAGCCCAGATCCCTGATTATGGCCACCTTATTGATAACTCAATCACATGGGCCAAGTCACAAAGCGACGTAATTGAGCAACAGATTGAAGATGCTGGCGACAAACTCGCAGTGAATATCGGTGTCGAGATATTGAAAATAGTTCCAGGTCGTATCTCTACTGAAGTGGATGCGCGTCTCTCTTTCGACCAAGCTGGTTCAATCGAAAAAGCCCATAAGCTGATAAAGTTATATAAAGAAGCGGGCATAGATAAGTCTCGAATTTTAATTAAACTGGCTTCAACTTGGGAAGGGATCTGTGCGGCTAAACAGTTAGAGCAAGAAGGTATTAACTGTAACCTGACACTGCTTTTCAGTTTCGCTCAGGCACGTGCTTGTGCAGAAGCGGGCGTTTACCTTATCTCTCCTTTTGTAGGTCGTATTTTAGATTGGTACAAAAAAGACACAGGACTTGACTACAGCGCTAGTGAAGACCCGGGTGTTGTTTCGGTTACCGAAATCTACAACTATTACAAAAGCCATGGCTTCAACACTGTCGTCATGGGTGCTAGCTTCCGTAACACAGGTGAAATCCTCGAGCTTGCGGGCTGTGACCGTCTAACAATTGGCCCTGCACTGCTCGAAGATATGGCAAATTCACAGGCTCAAGTTGTGCGTAAACTTGTTCCTGTAGAATCATCAGTTACACCAGATGAGCCACTCACAGAAGCACAATTCCGCTGGGAATTTAACGAAGATCCTATGGCCGTTCAGAAACTTGCAGAAGGCATTAGAAACTTCGCTATCGACCAAGGCAAACTCGAAGTAATGCTGAAACAGAAACTAGCCTCTTAA
- a CDS encoding hemerythrin domain-containing protein, giving the protein MLARLNHDHKHIAILLKILKVKQSRLAQGEAVNFNLIRDIVEYMQSYAEHSHHPLEDIIYSYYLKKTAQSETDDKLATQHQTLVDASASLMASLNLILSDVVISKDQLVLDLKSYVTQQEEHMRYEETEVFPLWAEVIGQTDWQEIQALCTLKLIDDPLFSDNDNVVFEELRDYITKDE; this is encoded by the coding sequence ATGCTTGCAAGACTTAATCATGATCATAAGCATATCGCGATATTGCTCAAAATTCTGAAGGTGAAACAAAGTCGATTGGCTCAAGGAGAAGCGGTTAACTTTAACCTCATCAGAGATATTGTTGAGTACATGCAAAGTTATGCAGAGCATAGCCATCACCCTTTAGAAGACATTATTTATAGTTACTATTTGAAAAAAACGGCTCAATCTGAGACTGATGACAAGTTGGCGACGCAGCACCAGACGTTGGTAGATGCTTCGGCATCATTAATGGCGTCATTAAATCTTATATTGAGCGATGTGGTTATATCGAAAGATCAGTTGGTGTTGGACCTCAAATCTTATGTCACTCAACAAGAGGAGCATATGAGGTACGAAGAAACTGAAGTGTTTCCACTATGGGCCGAAGTCATAGGGCAAACAGATTGGCAAGAGATACAAGCGTTATGCACTTTAAAACTTATTGATGATCCTCTCTTCAGTGATAATGACAATGTGGTATTTGAAGAGCTACGGGATTACATCACTAAAGATGAGTAG
- the thrC gene encoding threonine synthase codes for MELYNLKHPSQVVSFTQALKLGLGKDRGLFFPSKIPVLQDVDALLELPFVERCKQVLGAWLATELGQDKVDQLVEKAFNFELPLVKVDDKRFCLELFHGPTLAFKDFGARFMAQCLSELASDDKINILTATSGDTGAAVADAFYGLDNINVVVLYPKGKISLLQEKMFTTLGNNIHTVSVESDFDACQALVKQAFEDSDVRDGLHLNSANSINISRLLAQICYYFEAVAQFKRQHNQDPVISVPSGNFGNLTAGLFAKAMGLPVKRFIAATNSNDTVPRYLDNGDWLPHTTVATMSNAMDVAEPSNWPRVEAIIETMDWSLADVTGVALSESDTSSALAELNAVGYLSEPHAAIAAQALNLSMSEDERGVFLGTAHPAKFKDVVDRELKTDLPLPQELEAVELKEILSVSLNDNFADLKAHLFKIL; via the coding sequence ATGGAATTGTACAATCTTAAACACCCGTCTCAGGTGGTGAGCTTTACTCAAGCATTAAAATTAGGTCTAGGTAAAGACAGGGGGTTATTTTTCCCAAGTAAAATCCCGGTTTTGCAAGATGTTGATGCATTACTCGAACTTCCTTTTGTCGAACGTTGCAAGCAGGTATTAGGTGCCTGGTTAGCGACTGAGTTAGGGCAAGATAAAGTTGATCAATTGGTTGAGAAGGCATTTAACTTTGAATTGCCATTAGTTAAAGTCGACGACAAAAGGTTTTGTCTGGAGTTATTCCATGGGCCGACTCTGGCCTTTAAAGACTTCGGCGCTCGATTTATGGCGCAGTGTCTCAGTGAACTCGCTTCAGATGACAAGATTAACATTCTTACGGCGACATCTGGTGATACCGGTGCTGCAGTTGCAGATGCTTTTTATGGCTTAGATAATATTAATGTTGTTGTATTGTATCCTAAAGGCAAAATTAGCCTGTTACAGGAAAAAATGTTTACGACTCTAGGCAATAATATCCATACAGTGTCTGTCGAGTCAGACTTCGATGCTTGCCAGGCGTTAGTAAAGCAAGCGTTTGAAGACAGCGATGTCCGAGATGGTTTGCATCTAAATTCAGCAAACTCAATTAATATCAGTCGCTTGCTTGCTCAGATCTGTTACTACTTTGAAGCTGTTGCCCAGTTTAAACGACAACATAACCAAGACCCAGTGATCTCTGTACCAAGTGGTAACTTTGGTAATTTAACGGCTGGACTGTTTGCTAAAGCAATGGGGCTACCAGTGAAGCGCTTTATCGCTGCGACAAACAGCAATGATACCGTTCCGCGTTACTTAGATAATGGTGATTGGCTCCCTCATACTACAGTTGCAACTATGTCGAATGCCATGGATGTTGCTGAGCCAAGTAACTGGCCTAGAGTCGAAGCGATAATCGAGACAATGGATTGGTCACTGGCAGACGTTACAGGTGTTGCATTGTCAGAATCTGATACATCATCTGCCTTGGCTGAGCTAAATGCTGTGGGTTACCTCTCTGAGCCCCATGCTGCAATTGCAGCTCAAGCACTTAACTTATCCATGTCTGAAGATGAAAGAGGGGTGTTTTTGGGGACTGCTCATCCGGCAAAATTTAAAGATGTGGTCGATCGTGAACTCAAAACCGATCTGCCTCTACCGCAAGAGCTTGAAGCTGTTGAGCTGAAAGAGATCTTGTCAGTCAGCTTAAATGATAATTTTGCAGACTTGAAAGCACATCTATTCAAGATTCTGTAA
- a CDS encoding OmpA family protein, translating to MMNNTLKAILLTSMLPFAANAAQELTPWYVGGGLGVNNYEPNCDMKTMKVCGEDDPYAWDVFGGYLFNDYFGVELGYRDLGRAEWVDYANKMNDVGAKGMTLGVVGFWPIANRWSVSAEAGAMNYLLSNNKQYGSEYYSDSGVAPYVGAGIGYNISENLKLQAKYRRYENLDDDKSNTLAMESNYWGLELSYRFGTPAPAVVAPLVVAPIDSDNDGVVDDLDQCADTPPTHKVDAKGCTVYTETTEQRDVGSILFANNSAVVKTESYERIEKLATYMNKTPKSTVLISGHASDVGKAEYNMALSDKRAKAVAKILVEKYGISQDRVAAEGFGITQPVIEGNNAEANKANRRIEAHVTGVKREALIK from the coding sequence ATGATGAACAATACATTGAAAGCTATTCTGCTGACTTCAATGCTTCCATTCGCTGCAAACGCAGCACAAGAGCTCACTCCCTGGTATGTCGGCGGCGGTCTTGGCGTAAATAATTACGAGCCAAACTGCGACATGAAGACCATGAAAGTCTGTGGTGAAGATGATCCTTACGCATGGGATGTGTTTGGTGGTTATCTTTTTAATGACTACTTCGGTGTGGAACTAGGCTATCGTGATCTTGGCCGTGCTGAATGGGTTGATTACGCTAATAAGATGAATGATGTAGGCGCTAAAGGGATGACCTTAGGTGTGGTCGGTTTCTGGCCTATTGCTAACCGCTGGAGTGTATCGGCTGAAGCGGGGGCGATGAACTATCTACTATCAAACAACAAGCAATACGGCAGTGAGTATTACAGTGATAGTGGTGTAGCTCCATATGTGGGTGCAGGTATCGGCTACAATATCAGTGAAAACCTTAAGCTTCAGGCTAAGTATCGTCGTTACGAAAACTTAGATGACGATAAGTCGAACACATTAGCAATGGAGAGTAACTACTGGGGCCTTGAACTTAGCTATCGTTTCGGCACGCCGGCACCAGCAGTTGTTGCTCCATTAGTCGTTGCGCCTATTGATTCAGACAATGATGGTGTCGTTGATGACTTAGATCAGTGTGCAGATACTCCGCCAACGCACAAAGTTGATGCAAAAGGTTGTACTGTCTATACAGAAACCACCGAGCAACGTGATGTGGGTTCGATTCTGTTTGCTAACAACTCAGCCGTTGTAAAAACTGAGTCGTACGAACGGATCGAAAAATTAGCGACTTATATGAACAAGACCCCTAAATCGACAGTATTAATCTCAGGTCACGCATCTGATGTCGGTAAAGCTGAATACAATATGGCGCTATCAGATAAGCGCGCCAAAGCTGTTGCTAAGATCCTTGTCGAGAAGTATGGCATTAGCCAAGATCGTGTAGCAGCTGAAGGGTTCGGTATCACTCAACCTGTCATAGAAGGCAATAATGCTGAAGCTAACAAGGCAAACCGTCGTATTGAAGCTCATGTTACAGGTGTAAAAAGAGAAGCGCTGATTAAATAA
- the nfo gene encoding deoxyribonuclease IV has product MTTSRWIGAHVSAAGGIQNAPINAQKLGADAFALFTKNQRRWQAAPLGLAQIESFKQNCIEANIASEAILPHDSYLINLGHPDPIQLEKSRLAFFDEIQRCEQMGLTLLNFHPGSHLRKIEISKCLSNISDSINMALDRSKNVTAVIENTAGQGSNLGHSFEQLAEIIQAVEDKSRVGICLDTCHMFAAGYDLTSEEACQHSFKLFDDIVGDKYLKAMHLNDSKTPLNSRVDRHESLGVGQIGQAAFSFIMNHPATEHIPMVLETVNADIWTQEINWLRSLSK; this is encoded by the coding sequence ATGACCACTTCTAGGTGGATTGGCGCTCATGTGAGTGCCGCTGGCGGAATACAGAATGCCCCTATAAATGCGCAAAAGCTTGGCGCTGATGCTTTTGCACTTTTCACAAAAAATCAACGAAGATGGCAAGCCGCTCCCTTAGGGTTAGCTCAGATTGAATCCTTTAAGCAAAATTGCATCGAAGCCAATATCGCCAGTGAAGCCATACTTCCCCATGACAGCTACCTGATTAATCTTGGTCACCCAGACCCAATACAGTTAGAAAAATCTAGACTCGCGTTTTTTGATGAGATACAGCGCTGTGAACAGATGGGATTAACTTTGCTTAACTTCCACCCGGGAAGTCATCTTAGAAAAATTGAAATTTCAAAATGTCTTTCTAACATTAGTGATTCTATAAATATGGCTTTGGATAGGAGCAAAAATGTCACAGCCGTCATAGAAAATACTGCTGGGCAAGGTTCTAACTTAGGTCATAGTTTTGAGCAACTTGCAGAAATTATTCAAGCTGTTGAAGATAAATCACGAGTAGGGATCTGTCTCGACACCTGTCATATGTTTGCCGCAGGTTACGATCTCACCTCAGAGGAGGCTTGCCAGCATAGCTTCAAGCTATTTGATGATATTGTCGGAGATAAATATTTAAAAGCCATGCATTTAAATGATAGTAAGACACCGCTCAACAGCAGAGTTGATCGACATGAATCTTTAGGTGTTGGTCAGATAGGTCAAGCAGCATTTAGCTTTATAATGAATCATCCAGCAACTGAACATATTCCCATGGTCTTGGAGACCGTCAATGCAGATATTTGGACACAAGAGATAAACTGGCTTCGAAGTCTATCCAAATAG
- a CDS encoding response regulator transcription factor, which produces MDEILVWIVDDDQDYCELIREMLCDHYQVSVFYDASSYRQALEDMTPDLVLMDINLPDVSGIELCRELTESGKDCAVIFVSGMNTLEERLRAYDVSAVDFIAKPFELKELLAKVQAVATYQAKKRSLVQAESMSRNMAFQSMTESSQYGAVLQFFRQCFLCQDYQSLADAFFDLMQQLNLNTCLEIRDSEVHYFAPKNADISPIEANILELLDKHGRLYDFGSRTICNDKHVSFLIKNMPMDDEVLYGRLRDVIAVIVEGLEARVMDIGRQQTLQHVFMEIQALLGSISGAILEHDEKFSAALTGMTTEIRSSFHVLDMTEEQEDYFASLVERNLKEANSAGDAFYRLQGSLNTVKNVVESSVAS; this is translated from the coding sequence ATGGATGAGATATTAGTATGGATAGTAGATGATGATCAGGATTATTGTGAACTCATTCGAGAAATGCTCTGCGATCATTATCAAGTATCGGTTTTTTATGATGCAAGTTCATATCGGCAGGCATTAGAAGATATGACACCAGATCTGGTGTTAATGGACATTAACTTACCTGATGTGAGTGGTATAGAACTCTGTCGGGAGCTCACAGAGTCAGGCAAAGACTGTGCAGTGATCTTCGTCTCAGGAATGAATACCTTAGAAGAAAGGCTGAGAGCCTACGACGTTAGTGCTGTGGATTTTATTGCCAAGCCTTTTGAGTTAAAAGAGTTGCTTGCCAAGGTCCAGGCCGTTGCTACCTATCAAGCTAAAAAGCGTTCTCTGGTACAAGCTGAGTCGATGTCGAGAAATATGGCTTTTCAGTCTATGACTGAATCATCTCAGTATGGCGCGGTTTTACAGTTCTTTCGTCAATGCTTTCTATGTCAAGACTATCAAAGCTTAGCGGATGCATTTTTTGACTTGATGCAGCAGTTAAACCTTAATACCTGCCTTGAGATAAGAGACAGTGAAGTGCATTATTTTGCGCCTAAAAATGCAGATATTAGCCCCATTGAAGCTAATATCTTAGAGTTACTTGATAAGCATGGAAGGTTGTATGACTTTGGTAGTCGTACGATTTGTAACGACAAGCATGTATCGTTTTTGATAAAGAATATGCCAATGGACGATGAAGTTCTCTATGGTCGACTAAGGGATGTCATTGCTGTCATTGTAGAGGGACTTGAAGCTCGAGTGATGGATATTGGTCGTCAGCAAACATTGCAGCATGTGTTTATGGAGATACAAGCTCTGTTGGGGAGTATCAGTGGTGCAATCTTAGAGCACGATGAAAAATTTAGTGCTGCCTTAACTGGAATGACCACAGAGATCCGCAGTAGTTTTCATGTGCTAGATATGACCGAGGAGCAAGAGGATTATTTTGCCTCTCTGGTTGAGAGAAATTTAAAAGAAGCAAACTCAGCTGGAGATGCGTTTTATCGTCTACAGGGCTCGTTAAATACGGTTAAAAATGTGGTTGAGTCGAGTGTCGCTTCCTGA
- a CDS encoding hybrid sensor histidine kinase/response regulator, with protein sequence MFKEFSQTDTNSFWPRLLAELGKLQAGFINGEDILLPLCRILAEVSQSQAVLIISKDSLGSDDMPASATCWCRDPVRYLTLWKEAKAWPFVNQEPMVHRWQSFVVWPAKRVNIQIFFHSSSDQWLSFLLSANELLSDILMGMLVQQTVEWQERARTRVVHSVDSEMFQSIVSNSEDLILVASRSPFGVPSIMYANAAATSISHYPRSQLIGKPITLLFQDDLTNGTALNGNEQSELLQAIDTRTEFDGELICTKADKEEALLHMHLVALEEHSEHGSLFALVGRDITEHKQLQHIMARTQKMQAMGQLVGGIAHDFNNILGVLRGNLELMELKVKEDKIVRYLATAFKACQRGTDLTRRLLQFSRQEQFSANHHQVNHVVEGIEELIGKSLTTQINLVLELSEDFAEILVDRGDLEDALLNLVLNARDAMGGEGQITIRTGKEGLAGSLPGLTGRIMVETGQYITVSVIDTGKGIDSHILEKIFDPFFTTKDKSDGTGLGLSMVYGFVKRSKGYMSVIKSDNEGTEFRLWFPVAKDVQRHPLQDEERPEAPKLSTKLKVLIVDDEEDLLCVLKDYCEILGMDVEAYSDPLEVREKFKSGLNGIELLITDVLMPGGINGYELAKEISGKQDISVLLISGFIGDIGIKSNDEMPYKVLHKPFALDGLVEALQQIGIKFSQRECN encoded by the coding sequence GTGTTTAAAGAATTCTCTCAAACAGATACCAATTCATTTTGGCCTAGATTATTAGCCGAGCTGGGAAAGTTACAAGCGGGCTTTATTAATGGCGAAGATATCCTTTTACCTCTTTGCCGAATTCTGGCCGAAGTCAGTCAATCTCAAGCAGTGCTAATTATTTCTAAAGATTCACTCGGTTCTGATGATATGCCAGCATCAGCAACGTGTTGGTGCCGTGATCCGGTGAGGTACTTAACCTTATGGAAAGAGGCTAAGGCTTGGCCATTTGTCAATCAGGAACCCATGGTACATCGTTGGCAATCCTTTGTTGTATGGCCTGCAAAGCGGGTCAATATTCAAATATTTTTCCATTCATCTAGCGATCAGTGGCTTTCCTTTCTATTAAGCGCAAATGAACTACTTTCAGACATTCTTATGGGGATGTTGGTCCAACAAACTGTTGAGTGGCAGGAGAGGGCACGTACACGTGTGGTTCATTCAGTTGATAGTGAGATGTTTCAGTCAATAGTCAGTAATAGTGAAGATTTAATTCTGGTCGCCAGCCGCTCTCCGTTTGGGGTGCCAAGTATCATGTATGCCAATGCTGCAGCGACGAGTATTAGTCATTACCCGCGTAGTCAGCTGATTGGTAAGCCTATAACCTTATTGTTTCAGGATGATCTAACTAATGGCACAGCGCTTAATGGCAATGAACAAAGTGAATTATTACAAGCCATTGATACGAGAACCGAGTTTGACGGTGAGTTGATTTGTACTAAGGCTGATAAGGAAGAGGCGTTATTGCATATGCATTTGGTCGCGCTTGAAGAGCACAGTGAGCATGGAAGTTTATTTGCCTTAGTCGGTAGAGATATTACTGAGCATAAGCAGTTGCAACATATCATGGCACGAACCCAAAAAATGCAGGCCATGGGGCAGCTGGTTGGAGGGATTGCTCATGATTTCAATAATATTCTCGGGGTGCTCAGGGGCAATTTAGAATTGATGGAGCTAAAAGTTAAAGAGGACAAGATTGTACGTTATCTTGCGACAGCCTTTAAAGCTTGCCAGCGAGGAACCGACCTAACGAGACGGCTTTTACAGTTCTCCAGGCAAGAACAATTTAGCGCAAATCATCACCAGGTCAATCATGTTGTAGAGGGAATAGAAGAACTCATTGGTAAGTCTTTAACGACTCAAATTAACTTAGTACTAGAACTCAGTGAAGACTTTGCTGAGATTTTGGTCGACAGAGGCGATCTTGAAGATGCCTTGTTGAATCTTGTATTAAATGCCAGAGATGCGATGGGAGGAGAGGGGCAGATCACAATCAGAACGGGTAAAGAAGGGCTCGCAGGCTCACTGCCTGGGCTGACAGGACGAATTATGGTTGAAACTGGTCAGTATATTACCGTCTCTGTCATTGATACGGGGAAAGGTATTGACTCCCACATATTAGAGAAGATATTTGATCCATTCTTTACCACTAAAGATAAGAGTGACGGGACAGGATTAGGGCTCTCAATGGTTTATGGTTTTGTTAAACGCTCTAAAGGATACATGAGTGTGATTAAGTCTGATAACGAAGGTACTGAATTTAGACTTTGGTTTCCTGTTGCAAAGGATGTCCAGCGACATCCTCTTCAGGATGAAGAACGACCAGAGGCACCTAAGCTGTCTACAAAGCTAAAAGTCTTGATTGTTGATGATGAAGAAGATCTGCTTTGCGTATTAAAAGATTACTGTGAAATTTTGGGTATGGACGTAGAGGCTTATTCTGACCCCTTAGAAGTTAGAGAAAAGTTTAAAAGTGGCTTAAATGGTATTGAACTATTAATCACCGATGTTTTGATGCCAGGAGGGATCAATGGTTATGAATTAGCCAAGGAGATCAGTGGCAAGCAAGATATTTCAGTGTTACTTATCTCCGGCTTTATTGGAGATATAGGCATCAAGAGTAATGATGAGATGCCCTACAAAGTGTTACATAAGCCATTTGCCTTAGACGGTTTAGTTGAGGCACTGCAGCAGATAGGGATTAAGTTTTCACAAAGAGAGTGCAACTAG
- the pgi gene encoding glucose-6-phosphate isomerase → MTELTQSQTWNELVAHTEALPHMRALFESDPQRFDKMSTTACDLFLDYSKNRASEETLSLLFKLAEECKLESKIKAMFDGDVINTTEKRAVLHTALRATPGQKILLDGVDIVQEVQQAQAQMASFVSSITSGDWKGYTGKPITDIVSIGIGGSFLGPKIVSQALRPYWNKALNCHFVGNVDGTSITEKLKPLDAETTLFIMSSKSFGTQETLTNTLSAKDWFIQQGGTQSDIAQHFVAVTSNVAKATEFGIDANNIFPMWDWVGGRYSLWSAIGLPIALMIGMDNFRELLNGAHQMDQHFANTPLSENMPVIMGLFSLLYGNFHNAQSHVVLTYDHYLRGLPAYFQQLDMESNGKSVTLDGTQVDFSTGPVIWGGEGTNGQHAYHQLLHQGTALIPADFIMPLKSHNPLGEHHKQLASNCFGQTQALMQGRSYEESLTELAGSTLSENDKRTIAKHKVMQGNKPSNTILMDKLTPATLGSLIALYEHRTFVQGAIWDINSFDQWGVELGKNLGNDVLERLSATADATELDSSSNGLINMFRQQTI, encoded by the coding sequence ATGACTGAGCTAACCCAGAGCCAGACTTGGAATGAATTAGTCGCTCACACTGAGGCTTTGCCTCATATGAGAGCACTTTTTGAGTCGGATCCACAAAGATTCGATAAGATGTCGACAACGGCTTGTGATCTGTTTTTAGATTACTCAAAAAACAGAGCCAGCGAAGAAACCTTATCTCTGCTGTTCAAGCTTGCAGAAGAATGCAAACTTGAGTCGAAAATCAAGGCTATGTTCGACGGTGATGTGATTAACACCACCGAAAAACGAGCCGTGCTTCATACCGCACTTCGAGCGACTCCGGGACAGAAAATACTGCTTGATGGTGTCGATATCGTACAGGAAGTACAACAGGCTCAAGCCCAAATGGCGTCATTTGTCTCGTCTATCACCTCCGGAGATTGGAAAGGTTACACAGGCAAACCGATCACAGACATAGTCAGCATAGGTATTGGCGGCTCCTTTCTAGGTCCTAAAATTGTGTCTCAAGCACTGAGACCTTATTGGAATAAAGCGCTCAACTGCCATTTTGTTGGTAACGTTGATGGGACTTCGATCACTGAGAAACTCAAACCATTAGATGCTGAAACGACCCTGTTCATCATGTCATCTAAGTCTTTCGGTACTCAAGAAACATTAACAAACACCCTGAGTGCTAAAGATTGGTTTATTCAGCAAGGCGGCACACAAAGCGATATTGCTCAGCACTTTGTTGCTGTGACATCCAATGTAGCAAAAGCGACAGAGTTCGGCATAGATGCCAATAATATCTTCCCTATGTGGGACTGGGTGGGTGGTCGTTACTCATTATGGTCTGCCATAGGTCTTCCTATCGCTTTGATGATAGGGATGGATAACTTCCGTGAGTTGCTTAATGGTGCCCATCAGATGGATCAGCATTTTGCCAACACGCCGCTATCGGAAAATATGCCTGTCATTATGGGCTTATTCTCACTTCTCTATGGCAACTTCCATAACGCTCAGTCCCATGTTGTGCTCACTTATGATCATTACCTGAGGGGATTACCGGCTTATTTCCAGCAGCTTGATATGGAGAGTAATGGTAAATCAGTGACTTTAGATGGTACTCAAGTGGACTTTAGTACTGGACCTGTCATTTGGGGTGGAGAAGGCACCAATGGTCAACACGCCTACCACCAGCTATTACATCAAGGCACCGCATTGATACCTGCTGATTTCATTATGCCACTCAAAAGCCATAACCCATTAGGTGAGCATCATAAGCAGCTCGCATCGAACTGTTTTGGTCAAACCCAGGCATTAATGCAGGGCCGCTCCTACGAAGAGTCGTTAACTGAACTTGCAGGCAGTACGCTTTCTGAAAACGATAAGCGTACGATAGCGAAACATAAAGTGATGCAAGGCAACAAGCCAAGCAATACCATCTTAATGGACAAGCTAACACCTGCAACGTTAGGCTCTCTTATCGCCTTGTATGAACACAGAACTTTTGTGCAAGGTGCAATATGGGATATCAACTCATTCGATCAGTGGGGCGTTGAGTTAGGTAAAAATTTAGGTAATGACGTTTTAGAAAGGTTAAGTGCTACTGCAGATGCCACTGAACTTGATAGCTCCAGTAATGGACTTATCAATATGTTCAGACAACAAACTATTTAG
- the thrB gene encoding homoserine kinase, with product MSLTVYAPASMGNVGVGFDLLGGALAPIDGSLLGDRVSISSAETGIHLSLAGHWADKLPQDPKENIVFQCAEFFLDKLNRTDGVKLVLEKNLPVGSGLGSSASSVVAALYALNEYFDRPYEEQALLRLMGDFEGKISGSVHYDNVAPCYLGGMQLMLDAPEKVCDAIPTFDDWYWVVAYPGISLSTAKMRDLLPAQYDKSVAIDFGRYLSAFVHASYRQDPKLAISVLKDVLAEPYRASAIPGYEESRSALSEIGMLTTGISGSGPTLFSITDNLQTAQKAQAWLDQNYVETGKGFSHICKLDTQGTRRED from the coding sequence ATGAGCCTAACTGTTTATGCTCCGGCTTCTATGGGGAATGTCGGTGTTGGATTTGATCTGCTTGGCGGGGCATTAGCGCCAATCGATGGCAGTTTGCTCGGAGATCGAGTATCTATCAGTTCGGCTGAAACGGGTATTCATTTATCCCTAGCGGGTCACTGGGCTGATAAGCTACCTCAAGATCCTAAAGAGAATATTGTTTTTCAATGTGCCGAGTTCTTTTTAGACAAATTAAACAGAACTGACGGTGTAAAGTTAGTGCTAGAAAAGAATCTGCCCGTCGGTAGTGGTTTAGGTTCGAGTGCTAGCTCAGTCGTCGCAGCACTTTACGCCTTGAATGAATATTTTGATCGCCCTTATGAGGAACAAGCATTATTGCGATTAATGGGTGATTTCGAAGGTAAAATCAGTGGTTCGGTGCATTATGATAATGTTGCCCCCTGTTACTTAGGTGGCATGCAGCTAATGTTAGATGCGCCTGAAAAAGTTTGCGATGCTATTCCAACATTTGACGATTGGTATTGGGTGGTTGCATATCCTGGGATCTCCCTGTCTACGGCTAAGATGCGGGATCTACTGCCAGCGCAATATGACAAGTCAGTCGCCATTGATTTCGGTCGATATCTCAGTGCCTTCGTGCATGCGTCCTATCGACAAGATCCCAAATTGGCTATTTCGGTGCTTAAAGATGTGTTGGCCGAGCCTTATCGAGCATCTGCAATTCCCGGTTATGAAGAGTCCAGATCTGCACTATCTGAGATAGGCATGCTCACCACAGGTATTTCTGGTAGTGGTCCAACACTCTTCTCAATCACTGATAATTTGCAGACTGCGCAAAAGGCGCAAGCCTGGTTAGATCAAAATTATGTAGAGACGGGTAAAGGGTTTTCTCATATTTGTAAGCTAGATACTCAAGGTACTCGCCGAGAAGATTAG